CGTGCAGGCGAAGGCGGTGCACGAGGTGATCCGCTCGCTGCGGCCGCGGTTCGACCGGGTGGTGCTCGTCGGGCACTCCATCGGGTCGGCGGTGGCCACGGTCGAGGCGGCGACGTACCGCGACGTGGACGGCGTGGTGATCACCGGGCTCACCCACCGGATCAACCTGCCGGGCGCCGTGCCCGTGTTCACCACGCTGGTCCCGGCGCTGCTCGACGACCGGCTCAAGTCCTACGGCCTCGACCTCGGCTACCTGACCACGATCGCCGGGTCGCGGTACTCGTCGTTCCACGCGCCCGGCGCGACCGAGCCGGGGGCGCTCGCCTTCGACGAGGCCACCAAGGACGTGGTCACGCCGACGGAGACGGTGGACACCGTGCTGGTCGGCAGCCTGGTCCCGGTGTCGCGGGCGATCAAGGTGCCGGTCATGCTCGTGATGGGCGGCGGTGACGGCAACTTCTGCGGGCCGCCGCTGGGCGCGGACTGCTCGTCGGACGAGGCGTTGCGAGTGTCGGAGGGGCCGTTCTACGCGCCCGAGGCCCGGTTGCGCACGCACGTCGTGCCGGGGTACGGGCACTCGCTGAACTTCTCGGCGAACGCGCCGGACTACCACCGGGCGGTCGTGGAGTGGACTCGCGGGATCGGGTGACCGCGGCGGCCGGCGGGCGTGAGTGGAGGAGGACCGGTGTCGCTGCTCGGCGTCGTGGCCGTCGTCGGGCCCCGCGGCGACCGCATCCGCGTCACCGGCCGCTGCCACCGGGGACCCGTCGCCGTCGGCGACACCTTCACCGCGATCCTCGCGGGCGACACCTCCCGCCCCGCCGCGCTGCGCGTGGAAGCGCTCTTCTTCTACGGTGAGCCCGTCACCCGGCTCGACGAGGGCGACACCGCCGAACTGCACCTGACCGGCGACCCCGCCCACGTCGTCCCCGGTGAGGACGCCGACCCGGGTCACCGCGACGGTTCGACGGCGTCGTGCACGACGAGCGGGAAGGAGTCCTCGGCCAGGAACTCGTGCCCGGGGAACCCCTCCAGGTGCACGTGCCCCTCCGGGTC
This portion of the Saccharothrix syringae genome encodes:
- a CDS encoding alpha/beta hydrolase gives rise to the protein MGWSRFHRFGAVVLLAAGACLAPGTAGAVQTACQDVRVPVVVTLTVQSVYGRLCVPEGATTLQVLVPGGTYNSAYWDIGYAPETRSYRLAMNNAGIATVAIDRLGSGRSSKPPSALVTVPVQAKAVHEVIRSLRPRFDRVVLVGHSIGSAVATVEAATYRDVDGVVITGLTHRINLPGAVPVFTTLVPALLDDRLKSYGLDLGYLTTIAGSRYSSFHAPGATEPGALAFDEATKDVVTPTETVDTVLVGSLVPVSRAIKVPVMLVMGGGDGNFCGPPLGADCSSDEALRVSEGPFYAPEARLRTHVVPGYGHSLNFSANAPDYHRAVVEWTRGIG